GGCGAGGGACACGTTGCAATTCGCCAGCGAAATAAGGCTCATTCGGGCGTGTCCTGACATTTCGGGCAAAGGCCTTCGGCTTCGACCACGGCACGTTCGATTGTGAAGCCGCTCTCTTTGGCGGCGCGGCCAAGGTCGCCTTTGGTCGGGTCGGCATAGGTTTCGGCCACGGTCGAGCATTCGCGGCAGATCAGGAAAGCGGGCGCGTGGTTCTGGCCCATATGACCGCAGGCGGTGAAGGCGTTGAGGCGTTCGATCTTGTGCGCGAAACCGTGGCTGACCAGAAAATCAAGCGCACGGTAGGCGATGGGGGGCTGCGCGCCGAGCCCTTCTTCGCGCAGGCGATCAAGGATCTCATAAGCGCCAAGGGCGCGATGATCTTCGAGCAGGATTTCCAGAACGCGGCGGCGTTGCGGGGTGAATTTCAACCCTTCGCGCGCGCAATATTCAACGGCGGCGCCGACGCCTTTGTCGATGCAATGGGCGTGGTCATGCGTGGTAAAGCCCTTGGATGTCATGCCGTCGGATCCTGCCAGCGTTGCGGTAAATTCGGCTCTTGATATGTTATCGTATCACATATATCAAGCCGCAGATTGTTACAACATAACAGGTGCACGATGCGACGGATGAAAGCGGGAATTTGGGCGAGTGTTGTTTGGGCCGGTGCGGCCGGTATGGCGATGGCAGACGTGCCGAACGTGGCGACGGATATACCGCCCGTACATTCGCTGGCGGCGCGTGTGATGGCCGGTGTTGGCACGCCCGACCTTGTGGTGCGCCCCGGTGCATCGCCGCATGGCTATGCGCTTCGGGTGTCTGAAGCAAAGGCGCTTGATCGAGCGAATTTGGTCTTTTTCGTTAGCGACGGGTTAACGCCGTGGTTGGAAGAAATGGTTGAACCGCTTGCCACCAAGGCGAAGGTCATCGAACTGCAGACTATACCCAATACCTTAACATTTCCTTTTAGGGAGAGTGCGGTCTTTGCTCCGCATGGCGATGACAAGCACGAGGGCCATGACCACGGCGATCACAAGCACGAGGGTCACGACCACGGTGATGACAAGCATGAGGGCCATGACCACGGCGATGACAAGCATGAGGGTCACGACCATGGCGATGACAAGCACGAGGGCCGCGACCACGGTGATAACAAACACGAAGGTCACGACAAACATGCCGAGGGCGGCGACGGCCATGACGGGCATGACCACCACGGGCACGACCATTCGGGCGCGGACCCGCATAGCTGGCTTGACCCGGCCAATGGTAAGGTTTGGATGGCAGCCATGGCCGAAGAGCTGGCCAAGCTGGACCCGGATAATGCCGACGCCTATCGCAAGAATGCCAAGGATGGCATTGCCGAGATCGACGCCGCCATTGCAAAGGCCACTGAAATCCTTGCCCCTGTAAAGGACGCAAAGTTCGTCACGTTCCACGATGCCTATCAGTATTATGAGCGCCGCTTTGGGCTTCGCAATATCGGGTCGATTTCGATGAGCGATGCGCGCAAGCCGGGGCCGGGGCGGGTGAAAGAGATCCGCGATGCCGTTCGCGCCCAAGGTGTGGCCTGTGTCTTTTCCGAGCCGCAATTCAACGCCGGGTTGGTTAACACCGTGTTTGAGGGCAGCAGCGCCAAAACCGGCTTGCTTGACCCGCTTGGGGTAGAGCTGGAACAGGGGGCGGCGCTTTACCCGGCGCTGGTCGTGGCGCTGGCGCAGGAAATGGCGACCTGTATGTCGCCCGAGTGACGCATTTGGCATTGACCCTCGCCTGACAAGCGCCGTTGATGGGCGCAGTCAAGCGAGGGAGC
This genomic window from Rhodobacteraceae bacterium D3-12 contains:
- a CDS encoding zinc ABC transporter substrate-binding protein: MKAGIWASVVWAGAAGMAMADVPNVATDIPPVHSLAARVMAGVGTPDLVVRPGASPHGYALRVSEAKALDRANLVFFVSDGLTPWLEEMVEPLATKAKVIELQTIPNTLTFPFRESAVFAPHGDDKHEGHDHGDHKHEGHDHGDDKHEGHDHGDDKHEGHDHGDDKHEGRDHGDNKHEGHDKHAEGGDGHDGHDHHGHDHSGADPHSWLDPANGKVWMAAMAEELAKLDPDNADAYRKNAKDGIAEIDAAIAKATEILAPVKDAKFVTFHDAYQYYERRFGLRNIGSISMSDARKPGPGRVKEIRDAVRAQGVACVFSEPQFNAGLVNTVFEGSSAKTGLLDPLGVELEQGAALYPALVVALAQEMATCMSPE
- a CDS encoding transcriptional repressor — its product is MTSKGFTTHDHAHCIDKGVGAAVEYCAREGLKFTPQRRRVLEILLEDHRALGAYEILDRLREEGLGAQPPIAYRALDFLVSHGFAHKIERLNAFTACGHMGQNHAPAFLICRECSTVAETYADPTKGDLGRAAKESGFTIERAVVEAEGLCPKCQDTPE